Genomic window (Paenibacillus sp. 37):
AATAACACTTAAAATATATTAAATATTCGGTTTTTATTCATTATCAATGATATCGTTCTTGACATCGGTAGTGGATTCACGTTTTAATGAGAGGAGTAAATGTGTTTATTGGACTATGTTATACTCGCGGATGAATGTAAAGGGAGAGATTACCCGTGACACCCGATTCGGGATGTACATGAGGTAACGCCGAAGGAGTAAACCACCGATAAGCGGGGGTGAATCTCTCAGGCAAAAGGACTTTTACGGGACGCAACTCTGGAGAGCATCTATTCGCCCTGTGCGGGCGTTATGATCACCCAAGGGGAAACCTGCTGCACAACGCAGCGGGGTAACTCTCAGGTACAAGGGACAGAGCCTTAGAATACAGCGTGCTACTTGGCATGCCGATTCTTTGGCCTGTCCTTTTCCTTTTTCCCAAAAAACGAAAAACAGGATGTAGAACGGCGCTGCCCTAGCTGCTTACCATACTTATGTGATGAAAATATCTAGCTGAAAAATTTAAAAATACCCTGCTTCATTGATCCACGATTATATTTCCGGCCGGTTGACGGTCCATGACGAGGTGATTTGATGTCCGATTTGCTTAGAACACCACTCTTCCCACTATATCAGCAATACGAAGGCGTACGGTGCATTGATTTTGGAGGCTGGGAGCTTCCGGTGCAATTTAGCGGAATTCAGAAAGAACATGAAGCGGTGCGTGAGCGTGCTGGACTATTCGATGTATCCCATATGGGCGAATTCACAGTACAGGGTGAGCAGGCTGAAGTTTTTTTGCAACAAATGACGACCAATGATGTGACCACGCTGGTTCCCGGTCAAGCCCAGTACACCCTGATGTGTTATCCAGATGGCGGTGTGGTGGACGATCTGCTCGTGTATAAGCTGGAAGATCAGCATTATATGCTCGTGGTTAACGCCTCCAATATCAACAAGGATTGGGCGTGGCTGCAAGAGCACTTGATCCCTGGCGTAAACATGACCAACGATTCGGAGCAGACGGCGCTGCTCGCCTTGCAAGGTCCACTGGCTGTAGACATTATCGGAAAAGTTACAGATACAGATGTCTCCACGATTGAACCGTTTCGTTTTGTGCAGGATGCCGAAGTCTGTGGAGTAAAATTGCTGTTGTCCCGTACCGGTTATACCGGTGAAGATGGCTTTGAACTATATATTCCAGCAGATCAGGCCGCTACCGTCTGGAACGGATTAATGCAAGCCGGTGAAGGTCACGGACTGGTGCCAACCGGACTTGGTGCCCGGGATACATTGCGCTTTGAAGCCAAGCTGCCTCTGTATGGACAGGAATTATCTGCAACGATCTCTCCGCTAGAAGCTGGCGTTGGTATGTTTGTGAAACTAAATGCCGGACCTTTTATCGGACACGAAGCCTTGTTACAGCAAAAAAATGACGGGCCTGCCCGCAAACTGGTCGGCATCGAAGTGCTGGAGCGCGGTATTCCTCGCCCCCACTATCCGATTTACGCCGAAGGCGTACAGATCGGTGAAGTGACAACAGGCACGCAATCACCTACATTGAAGCGTAATCTGGGGCTTGCCCTCATCGACAGCAAATACGCTGCGCTGGGAACTCCGCTTGAGATTGAGATCCGAGGGAAGAAACTAAAAGCCGAGGTCGTGAAGACCCCTTTTCATAAACGGACACGTACGTCTAAGACACCTACTCAAGGAGCTGATCAAGCATGAGCAAGCACCGTTACATTCCCATGACTGAACAAGATCAGAGCGCCATGCTCGCAACCATCGGTGTGGATACGCTGGAGAAACTGTTCCAGGACATTCCTCAGGAGATTCGTTATCAGGGCGAGCTGCCCGTATCATCCAAACTCGATGAGTATGCGCTGACACGGCACATGTCCAAACAAGCTGGTGCCAACGCCAATTTCGAAACACACGCCAGCTTCCTCGGCGCAGGCATATACGATCATCATGTTCCTTCCGTCATCAATCATGTCATTTCCCGTTCCGAGTTCTACACTGCTTACACACCTTATCAGCCTGAGATCAGCCAAGGTGAACTACAGGCCATTTTCGAATTTCAATCCTACATCTGTGAATTAACCGGTATGGCTGTAGCCAATGCCAGTATGTATGACGGTGCAACCGCCTTTGCTGAAGCAGGTAATCTGACCGCAGCGGCAACTCGTCGCAAACAACTCATCGTATCCCGTACCGTTCATCCGGAAGCCCGCCAGGTATTGCAGGCATATGCGCACGGACTCCGTCTGGAGATTGTCGAGATTGGTTATAAGGATGGCGTCACGGACTGGGATGCCTTGCAAGCCGCCATATCGGACGATACCGCTGCTGTCATGATCCAGAGTCCGAACTTCTTTGGTGCCGTGGAAAATGTGAAGCAGGCTGCCGACCTCGTGCATGCGCACAAGGGCCTACTCGTTGTAAGTGCTAACCCGCTATCGCTGGGTCTGCTGGAAGCCCCAGGCAAGCTGGGTGCCGACATCGTTGTTGGTGATGCGCAGCCCCTCGGCATCGCCGCTTCACTCGGCGGCCCAACATGCGGATATTTCGCCGTATCCCAGCCTCATATGCGCCGAATTCCTGGCCGAATTGTAGGCCAGACCAAGGATCGCAACGGAAAACGTGGATTTGTACTCACACTGCAAGCACGTGAACAGCATATCCGCCGCGAAAAGGCGACATCCAACATCTGTTCCAACCAGGCTTTGCTTGCACTCAGCGCATCTGTGTATATGTCCATCATGGGGAAACAAGGCATGATCGATGTCGCGGATCTGAATCTGCAAAAGAGTCATTACACCCTGAATACATTAACTGCGATTCCTGGAGTTAGCCTTACTTTTAATGCACCCACATTTAATGAGTTTGTTATTAAACTTCCTGAAGGAACCGATGTGGATGCTCTTCAACTGAAACTGCTGGATGCAGGCTTCATTGGTGGTTACGAACTCGGACGTGATTATCCGGAGCTTGCCGGACATATGCTGATTGCTGTTACCGAACGACGCAGTAAGGAAGAGATTGACGAATTCGCACGAGCATTGGAGGGATCGCTGTGACTCAGGAAACGACGACAACGACAACACCGGCACAAGGACAATCGGAAACAGGCACCTCTTTCTCTACTTCGTCTAAACCTGAGACGGATACAACATTCAGTGCACAGACCCTATCTCCTGCTCCGGAACAATCATTGATTTTTGAACTCAGTAGCCCTGGACGTGTCGCTTATTCCTTGCCAGAATGTGACGTTCCTCGTCAGGCTGCCGATACGTTGATTCCCCGGGAAATGCTCCGTTCGGAAGCAGCGGCACTACCGGA
Coding sequences:
- the gcvPA gene encoding aminomethyl-transferring glycine dehydrogenase subunit GcvPA codes for the protein MSKHRYIPMTEQDQSAMLATIGVDTLEKLFQDIPQEIRYQGELPVSSKLDEYALTRHMSKQAGANANFETHASFLGAGIYDHHVPSVINHVISRSEFYTAYTPYQPEISQGELQAIFEFQSYICELTGMAVANASMYDGATAFAEAGNLTAAATRRKQLIVSRTVHPEARQVLQAYAHGLRLEIVEIGYKDGVTDWDALQAAISDDTAAVMIQSPNFFGAVENVKQAADLVHAHKGLLVVSANPLSLGLLEAPGKLGADIVVGDAQPLGIAASLGGPTCGYFAVSQPHMRRIPGRIVGQTKDRNGKRGFVLTLQAREQHIRREKATSNICSNQALLALSASVYMSIMGKQGMIDVADLNLQKSHYTLNTLTAIPGVSLTFNAPTFNEFVIKLPEGTDVDALQLKLLDAGFIGGYELGRDYPELAGHMLIAVTERRSKEEIDEFARALEGSL
- the gcvT gene encoding glycine cleavage system aminomethyltransferase GcvT, encoding MSDLLRTPLFPLYQQYEGVRCIDFGGWELPVQFSGIQKEHEAVRERAGLFDVSHMGEFTVQGEQAEVFLQQMTTNDVTTLVPGQAQYTLMCYPDGGVVDDLLVYKLEDQHYMLVVNASNINKDWAWLQEHLIPGVNMTNDSEQTALLALQGPLAVDIIGKVTDTDVSTIEPFRFVQDAEVCGVKLLLSRTGYTGEDGFELYIPADQAATVWNGLMQAGEGHGLVPTGLGARDTLRFEAKLPLYGQELSATISPLEAGVGMFVKLNAGPFIGHEALLQQKNDGPARKLVGIEVLERGIPRPHYPIYAEGVQIGEVTTGTQSPTLKRNLGLALIDSKYAALGTPLEIEIRGKKLKAEVVKTPFHKRTRTSKTPTQGADQA